In one Streptomyces venezuelae genomic region, the following are encoded:
- a CDS encoding endonuclease/exonuclease/phosphatase family protein, which produces MRAAGTWESGGGERGGFLDGEGGVGGVGGVTVGSGAEEETGAPEPRRRVGRVAAWGAGLLLAGVSVVAGFRVADSDGVTPVPQVLAFLPWLLVPAGAGLLMAFLARWRIGMLWGVVVLGVLAWYVEPYGNTDSPSGPAVAEVRVLTSNVEFGGGTRGLIDAVREERPDLLFVEECDFACSALLRKELPHADYPYRESVEASGAEGSVILAKMPLKSADGVEGTLGMPGAVADVRGHDVRVQLAHPMPPLPRGVDLWQSELGRIQRYAAAGDGAPTIIAGDFNATQDHAAFRSVLDEGLRDTARLAGASRAPSWPAAVPAPLGAQIDHVLATPDFSARDARFLDIGNTDHRALVVTLTLHKAETER; this is translated from the coding sequence ATGCGGGCAGCCGGGACGTGGGAGTCCGGCGGCGGTGAAAGGGGCGGCTTCTTGGACGGCGAGGGCGGCGTGGGCGGCGTGGGCGGCGTGACCGTCGGGTCCGGGGCCGAGGAGGAGACCGGCGCGCCGGAGCCCCGGCGGCGGGTGGGGCGCGTCGCCGCGTGGGGGGCCGGGCTGCTGCTCGCCGGGGTCAGCGTCGTCGCCGGGTTCCGTGTCGCCGACTCCGACGGAGTCACGCCCGTGCCGCAGGTTCTCGCGTTTCTGCCCTGGCTGCTCGTGCCCGCCGGTGCCGGGCTGCTGATGGCCTTTCTCGCACGGTGGCGGATCGGCATGCTGTGGGGAGTCGTCGTGCTGGGGGTGCTCGCCTGGTACGTGGAGCCGTACGGGAACACCGACTCGCCGAGCGGGCCCGCCGTCGCCGAAGTGCGGGTGCTGACGTCCAACGTCGAGTTCGGGGGAGGGACGCGAGGGCTGATCGACGCCGTGCGTGAGGAGCGGCCCGATCTGCTGTTCGTCGAGGAGTGCGACTTCGCGTGCTCCGCGCTGCTCCGCAAAGAGCTGCCCCACGCCGACTACCCCTACCGCGAGTCCGTCGAGGCGTCCGGCGCCGAGGGCTCCGTCATCCTCGCGAAGATGCCGCTGAAGAGCGCGGACGGCGTCGAGGGCACGCTCGGGATGCCCGGCGCCGTCGCCGACGTGCGGGGGCACGACGTCCGGGTGCAGCTCGCGCACCCCATGCCGCCCCTGCCCCGCGGGGTCGACCTGTGGCAGTCGGAGCTGGGCAGGATCCAGAGGTACGCCGCCGCGGGGGACGGAGCGCCCACCATCATCGCCGGGGACTTCAACGCCACCCAGGACCACGCGGCGTTCCGGTCCGTCCTCGACGAGGGGCTCCGCGACACCGCCCGCCTCGCCGGCGCCTCCCGCGCCCCGAGCTGGCCCGCCGCCGTGCCCGCTCCGCTCGGCGCGCAGATCGACCACGTCCTCGCCACGCCCGACTTCTCCGCCCGCGACGCCCGCTTCCTGGACATCGGGAACACGGACCACCGCGCCCTGGTCGTCACACTGACCCTGCACAAAGCCGAAACGGAGCGTTGA
- a CDS encoding FUSC family protein: MPRESRPALPVSLSPLTPPDWLVRSLKPQSAPIPWAAVARASVAMALPLALGILAGQPSYGALASMGALSGVIGDTADAYRMRIFNIAVPQLFGALGVTLGSLVFGHGWVAVGAVTFVALVSGMMSTIGAVASVSGLLLLLNCVVGAGLPMPGQWWLAPLLMTGGGLLVLTLALLAWPLRSGVPERAAVAASYRSVAALLDAAGTDTYDEARTAVTASLNQSYDLVLARRTRDHGRNAELVRLVAQLNALTPVIEAAPAADQAARHACVRLPPEVPAAVRALADAVERGETPRTEPAEAPARAAARIPEPQDHAARALDHAVLHAAETLADPDPLGVIGTDDRLGRPAALRVRARRAARNVVLSGASWRYGLRLALCIGLAQSLVSIIDVPRSYWVALTVTFVLKPDFGSVFSRAVLRALGTAAGLVVAAAVLAEVPHGWWDVPVMMVLAPLIPALTTRGYGYQTAAITPVILLLSDILNHQGLGLVVPRLVDSLIGCGITLVAGYLLWPESWGTRIGDRLADAVADTARYVECAFGDGDAAARARMRRGLYRDLSVIRSEFQRALTEPPPTGTRAAAWWPLVVAVERILDATTAARVRIRHGAEPPTPSEVAEVARELHGLAARLRTSVTLEKGHADFTDDAQDSVLEPLRQEVSAARAVASPQGGQKGRGELRNSTAG; the protein is encoded by the coding sequence ATGCCCCGAGAGTCCCGCCCCGCCCTTCCGGTCTCACTGAGCCCGCTCACCCCACCCGACTGGCTGGTCAGGTCCCTCAAGCCGCAGTCCGCACCCATCCCCTGGGCCGCCGTGGCCCGCGCCTCCGTCGCGATGGCGCTCCCCCTCGCCCTCGGCATCCTCGCCGGACAGCCCTCGTACGGCGCGCTCGCCTCCATGGGCGCCCTCTCCGGAGTCATCGGCGACACCGCCGACGCCTACCGCATGCGGATCTTCAACATCGCCGTCCCGCAGCTCTTCGGCGCCCTCGGCGTCACCCTCGGCTCACTCGTCTTCGGGCACGGGTGGGTCGCCGTCGGCGCCGTCACCTTCGTCGCGCTCGTCTCCGGGATGATGTCGACGATCGGGGCCGTCGCCTCCGTGTCGGGTCTGCTCCTGCTGCTCAACTGCGTGGTCGGCGCCGGTCTTCCCATGCCGGGGCAGTGGTGGCTCGCGCCGCTCCTGATGACCGGCGGCGGCCTCCTCGTCCTCACCCTCGCCCTGCTCGCCTGGCCGCTCCGCTCCGGCGTCCCCGAACGCGCAGCCGTCGCCGCGTCCTACCGCTCGGTGGCCGCGCTCCTCGACGCGGCGGGCACGGACACGTACGACGAGGCGCGCACCGCGGTCACCGCCTCCCTGAACCAGAGCTACGACCTCGTCCTCGCCCGACGCACCCGCGACCACGGCCGCAACGCCGAACTCGTCCGGCTCGTCGCCCAGTTGAACGCCCTCACCCCCGTCATCGAGGCGGCCCCCGCCGCCGACCAGGCCGCCCGCCACGCCTGCGTACGCCTGCCGCCCGAAGTGCCCGCCGCGGTGCGCGCGCTCGCCGACGCCGTGGAGCGGGGTGAGACCCCACGCACCGAGCCCGCCGAGGCGCCCGCCCGCGCCGCCGCCCGCATCCCCGAACCCCAGGACCACGCCGCCCGCGCCCTCGACCACGCCGTGCTGCACGCCGCGGAGACCCTCGCCGACCCCGACCCGCTCGGCGTCATCGGCACCGACGACCGGCTCGGCCGCCCCGCCGCCCTGCGCGTCCGCGCCCGCCGCGCCGCCCGCAACGTCGTCCTGTCCGGCGCCTCCTGGCGCTACGGCCTGCGCCTCGCCCTCTGCATCGGCCTCGCCCAGTCCCTGGTGTCGATCATCGACGTCCCCAGGTCGTACTGGGTGGCGCTCACCGTCACGTTCGTCCTCAAGCCCGACTTCGGCTCGGTCTTCTCGCGGGCCGTCCTGCGCGCGCTCGGCACCGCGGCGGGCCTGGTGGTGGCGGCGGCCGTCCTCGCCGAGGTCCCCCACGGCTGGTGGGACGTGCCGGTGATGATGGTCCTGGCCCCCCTGATCCCGGCGCTGACCACCCGGGGCTACGGCTACCAGACGGCCGCGATCACCCCCGTCATCCTGCTCCTCTCCGACATCCTCAACCACCAGGGCCTCGGCCTCGTCGTCCCGCGCCTCGTCGACAGCCTGATCGGCTGCGGGATCACCCTCGTCGCCGGATATCTGCTCTGGCCGGAGAGCTGGGGCACGCGGATCGGCGACCGGCTCGCCGACGCGGTCGCGGACACGGCGCGGTACGTGGAGTGCGCGTTCGGCGACGGGGACGCGGCGGCCCGCGCCCGTATGCGCCGCGGCCTCTACCGCGACCTGTCCGTCATCCGCTCCGAGTTCCAACGCGCCCTGACCGAGCCCCCGCCCACGGGAACACGCGCCGCCGCGTGGTGGCCCCTGGTGGTCGCCGTCGAACGCATCCTGGACGCCACGACGGCGGCGAGGGTCCGCATCCGGCACGGAGCGGAGCCCCCGACTCCGTCGGAGGTGGCCGAAGTGGCACGCGAACTGCACGGCTTGGCGGCCCGCCTGCGCACCTCGGTGACCCTGGAGAAGGGCCACGCCGACTTCACCGACGACGCCCAGGACAGCGTCCTGGAACCCCTGCGCCAGGAGGTGAGCGCAGCACGAGCGGTGGCGTCGCCGCAGGGTGGCCAGAAGGGGCGCGGGGAACTGCGCAACAGCACCGCAGGGTAG
- the snpA gene encoding snapalysin, with amino-acid sequence MNKRYLSVAAVLGLSVAGLGATSATATTAAPGHAPVSATSSYAAYEGSAAEAKANKAFFEAVVKAVAEKRAANPGAKSVTVTYDASGAPTFAQQIASSTSIWNGAVSNVKLQEGSSGASFSYREGNDARGSYASTDGHGNGYIFLDYAQNQEYDSTRVTAHETGHVLGLPDTYDGPCSQLMSGGGPGPSCTNSQPDATERGQVDQLWANGLAKALHKVDADR; translated from the coding sequence ATGAACAAGCGTTACCTGTCCGTCGCCGCCGTCCTCGGCCTCTCCGTCGCCGGACTCGGCGCGACCTCGGCCACGGCGACGACCGCCGCTCCCGGCCACGCGCCGGTGTCCGCGACCTCCTCGTACGCCGCGTACGAGGGCTCGGCCGCGGAGGCCAAGGCCAACAAGGCGTTCTTCGAGGCCGTCGTGAAGGCGGTCGCCGAGAAGCGTGCGGCCAATCCCGGTGCGAAGTCCGTGACCGTCACGTACGACGCGTCCGGCGCGCCCACCTTCGCCCAGCAGATAGCCAGCTCCACGTCGATCTGGAACGGCGCGGTCTCCAACGTGAAGCTGCAGGAGGGGAGTTCGGGCGCGAGCTTCTCGTACCGGGAGGGGAACGACGCGCGCGGCTCGTACGCGAGCACGGACGGCCACGGCAACGGGTACATCTTCCTGGACTACGCCCAGAACCAGGAGTACGACTCGACGCGTGTCACCGCGCACGAGACCGGGCACGTGCTCGGGCTGCCCGACACGTACGACGGGCCGTGCAGCCAGCTGATGTCCGGCGGTGGACCCGGTCCTTCCTGCACGAACTCGCAGCCGGACGCGACGGAGCGGGGTCAGGTGGACCAGCTCTGGGCGAACGGTCTTGCCAAGGCCCTCCACAAGGTCGACGCGGACCGCTAG
- a CDS encoding LysR family transcriptional regulator, with protein MELEVRHLRALCAIADTGSLHKAARQLGMSQPSLTTQLRRIEHALGGQLFSRERTGCRPTQLGRVVLSRARPLVTEMRALVAETKAAAARTAEGPQLRIGSTASRAIPGWLRKLRARLPGTEMSLQMDVSANALLRMVETGHLDIAFVHEVEGCPLRLPESLRRRVLLDREPQFVSLAADHPAADRPVVRLSDLAEDRWMVDPTVDGEWDGLRRVLTAAGLNPRVLHGDYLTAASLVATGEVVALCQPTSRGRTDMAVRPLYGDPLGVRLILAARTEEELDAVYGELEAAYWEAARQAPAYTEWLLRSGDARGTSGGATGGTLVPASR; from the coding sequence ATGGAGCTCGAGGTGAGGCACCTCCGCGCGCTGTGCGCCATCGCCGACACCGGCAGCCTGCACAAGGCCGCGCGGCAGCTCGGCATGAGCCAGCCGTCGCTGACGACCCAGCTGCGGCGCATCGAGCACGCGCTCGGCGGCCAGCTCTTCTCGCGCGAGCGCACCGGATGCCGCCCCACCCAGCTCGGCCGGGTCGTCCTCAGCCGCGCCCGCCCGCTCGTCACGGAGATGCGGGCGCTCGTCGCCGAGACGAAGGCGGCCGCCGCCCGCACCGCCGAGGGCCCGCAGCTGCGCATAGGCTCCACGGCGAGCCGCGCCATACCGGGCTGGCTGCGCAAGCTGCGCGCGCGGCTCCCCGGCACCGAGATGTCGCTCCAGATGGACGTGTCCGCGAACGCGCTCCTGCGCATGGTGGAGACCGGCCACCTCGACATCGCCTTCGTGCACGAGGTGGAGGGCTGCCCGCTGCGGCTGCCGGAGAGCCTGCGAAGACGGGTCCTCCTCGACCGGGAGCCGCAGTTCGTCTCCCTCGCCGCGGACCATCCGGCGGCGGACCGGCCCGTCGTACGCCTCTCCGACCTGGCGGAGGACCGCTGGATGGTGGACCCGACGGTCGACGGCGAATGGGACGGCCTGCGCCGCGTCCTGACCGCGGCCGGGCTCAACCCCCGTGTCCTGCACGGCGATTACCTCACCGCGGCGTCCCTCGTCGCCACCGGCGAGGTCGTCGCCCTCTGCCAGCCGACGTCGCGCGGCAGGACCGACATGGCCGTACGCCCGCTGTACGGCGACCCCCTCGGCGTACGCCTCATCCTCGCGGCGCGCACGGAGGAGGAGCTCGACGCGGTGTACGGGGAGCTGGAGGCCGCCTACTGGGAGGCGGCCCGGCAGGCACCCGCCTATACGGAGTGGCTGCTGCGGTCGGGCGACGCCAGAGGGACGAGCGGCGGGGCGACCGGCGGGACCTTGGTCCCCGCAAGCCGGTGA